From a region of the Fischerella sp. JS2 genome:
- a CDS encoding pentapeptide repeat-containing protein, with protein MNTEAIKSGKIKHLAGANLEDEDLSNLDLNRINFAGATLVGTNFAASKLEGAHLEGTNLMGANLQATDLRANLMGANLMQADLTGADLRGSNLRGANLMGARLSEVSFAGAFLSGANLMNVNLQGVDLRGADLRGANLTGANLKGADLSRTDLQGALLSEANLEEADMREANLSGANLTGANLLCAELEGANLSGVNLDRACLVGTMAEVTS; from the coding sequence ATGAACACCGAAGCCATTAAATCAGGAAAAATCAAGCACTTAGCAGGAGCTAATTTAGAAGACGAAGATTTATCAAACTTGGATTTAAACCGCATCAACTTTGCTGGTGCTACTCTTGTGGGTACAAATTTTGCTGCTTCTAAACTTGAAGGCGCCCATTTGGAAGGTACAAATTTAATGGGAGCAAACCTACAAGCAACTGATTTGCGTGCTAATTTAATGGGTGCGAACTTAATGCAAGCAGACTTGACAGGTGCTGACTTACGAGGTAGCAATTTACGTGGTGCTAATTTAATGGGGGCGAGACTGAGTGAAGTGTCTTTTGCTGGTGCTTTCCTCAGTGGTGCAAATTTGATGAATGTCAACTTACAAGGAGTTGACTTACGGGGTGCTGACTTACGAGGTGCTAACCTCACAGGGGCAAATCTCAAAGGCGCAGACTTAAGTCGTACAGATTTACAAGGGGCGTTGTTGAGTGAAGCAAATTTAGAAGAAGCAGATATGAGAGAGGCAAATTTGTCAGGAGCAAATTTGACGGGTGCAAATCTACTGTGTGCAGAGTTAGAAGGGGCAAATTTAAGTGGAGTGAATTTAGATCGGGCTTGTTTAGTGGGGACAATGGCTGAGGTTACTTCTTAA
- a CDS encoding WG repeat-containing protein yields the protein MDLPTYAQCVVKHLKPTSPDPSVLPIARRLFETEAQVLYQLGQNDRIPRLFAHFEENGEFYLVQEFVDGHDLSKELTPGRRFSENEVVRLLQETLEVLAIVHQRNIVHRDIKPQNLMRRRSDGKIVLIDFGAVKEIGSLAMNTQGQVRSTIAIGTPGYMPTEQANRDPKLCSDIYAVGMIGIQALTGLMPQQLLLDNTTGELIWRNYVQVSDKLANILTKMVRYHFSQRYQSASEALQALSAIIPQSQTHSQPFVSSTLTTIVSQIPKPLLWGSLIGLGGLGIGVLSIVALLSRSPSPPPVTTSTPTPIASSSTPTDTSTTAPILPASSENINFAIQPQFDGVGEFSEGLAQVQIDGKWGYIDKSGNVVIQPQFDETDKFSEGLARVWISGQNWGYIDKTGKFVITQQFTKDNANNFSEGLARACVVSTCGFIDKTGSFVIERKFAGAADFSEGLAAVKTRGKWGFIDKSGNFVIQPQFNNAGYFSEGLADVTIADKSGYIDKNGKVVIKPIFDDNYKFSEELASVKIDSKWGYIDKTGNVIIKPIFADTYNFHEGLAAVKTDGKYGYINKSGNFVIQPTFDQVGNFSEGLAWVGLNGKYGYIRNPLKS from the coding sequence ATGGATTTACCCACTTATGCCCAATGTGTGGTCAAACACCTAAAGCCAACCAGTCCCGATCCATCTGTTTTACCTATTGCCAGAAGATTATTTGAAACAGAAGCACAAGTTTTGTACCAATTAGGACAAAATGATCGAATACCAAGGCTGTTTGCTCACTTTGAAGAAAATGGTGAATTCTATTTAGTTCAAGAATTTGTTGATGGGCATGATTTGAGCAAAGAACTGACTCCTGGTAGGCGTTTTAGTGAAAATGAAGTTGTCAGACTGTTGCAGGAAACCTTGGAAGTATTGGCGATCGTCCATCAACGTAATATCGTCCACCGGGATATTAAACCCCAAAATTTAATGCGGCGTCGAAGTGATGGAAAAATTGTATTGATTGACTTTGGCGCAGTCAAAGAAATTGGCAGTTTAGCAATGAATACTCAAGGTCAGGTTAGATCTACCATTGCGATCGGTACTCCTGGTTATATGCCAACTGAACAAGCCAATCGTGACCCCAAATTATGTAGTGATATCTATGCAGTAGGAATGATTGGTATCCAAGCTCTCACAGGCTTAATGCCGCAACAGTTACTGCTGGATAATACAACAGGTGAACTGATTTGGCGCAATTATGTACAGGTGAGCGATAAGCTAGCCAATATTTTAACTAAGATGGTACGCTATCACTTTAGCCAACGCTACCAGTCTGCATCCGAGGCATTACAAGCGCTAAGTGCTATAATTCCACAGTCACAAACCCATTCACAACCTTTTGTATCTTCTACACTAACTACTATAGTTTCACAAATCCCCAAACCACTACTATGGGGAAGTTTAATTGGACTAGGTGGATTGGGAATAGGAGTTCTTTCTATTGTCGCTCTACTAAGTCGTTCTCCATCTCCACCACCTGTAACAACTTCAACTCCCACACCAATAGCTAGTTCTTCTACACCAACAGATACATCAACTACAGCACCAATCTTACCTGCCTCTTCAGAAAATATTAATTTTGCCATACAACCACAATTTGATGGTGTTGGTGAGTTTTCTGAAGGGCTGGCGCAAGTACAAATAGATGGCAAGTGGGGCTATATTGACAAGAGTGGAAATGTAGTAATTCAACCACAGTTTGATGAAACTGATAAATTTTCTGAAGGACTAGCAAGAGTTTGGATTTCAGGACAAAACTGGGGTTATATCGATAAGACTGGAAAATTTGTCATCACTCAGCAATTTACCAAAGACAATGCAAATAATTTTTCTGAGGGGCTAGCAAGGGCATGTGTTGTCAGTACTTGTGGCTTTATTGATAAAACAGGGAGTTTCGTAATTGAGAGAAAATTCGCTGGTGCTGCTGATTTCTCCGAAGGGCTTGCAGCAGTAAAGACTAGGGGAAAATGGGGCTTTATCGATAAGAGCGGTAACTTTGTTATTCAACCACAATTTAATAATGCCGGGTATTTCTCTGAAGGGCTTGCAGATGTAACGATTGCTGACAAATCTGGTTACATTGACAAAAACGGCAAAGTGGTTATCAAGCCAATATTTGATGACAATTACAAATTCTCTGAAGAGCTAGCATCGGTAAAGATTGATAGCAAATGGGGTTATATTGACAAGACAGGGAACGTCATCATCAAGCCAATATTTGCAGATACTTACAATTTTCACGAAGGACTAGCGGCAGTCAAAACTGATGGCAAATATGGTTATATCAATAAGAGTGGCAACTTTGTAATTCAACCAACATTTGATCAGGTTGGAAACTTTTCTGAAGGATTGGCATGGGTGGGATTGAATGGTAAGTATGGCTATATTCGCAATCCTTTAAAGAGTTAG
- the clpS gene encoding ATP-dependent Clp protease adapter ClpS: MSVETQQKRSTSRKLAPQYRVLLHNDDYNTMEYVVQVLLTTVPSLTQPQAVSIMMEAHSNGLALVITCAQEPAEFYCETLKNHGLTSTIEPEE, from the coding sequence GTGTCAGTCGAAACCCAACAGAAGCGTTCAACATCCAGAAAACTAGCGCCTCAGTATCGCGTTTTGCTCCATAACGACGACTACAACACTATGGAGTATGTGGTACAGGTTCTATTAACCACCGTGCCCAGCCTGACTCAACCTCAGGCTGTTAGCATTATGATGGAAGCCCATAGCAACGGTCTTGCTTTAGTTATTACCTGCGCTCAGGAACCTGCTGAGTTTTATTGTGAGACATTAAAAAATCATGGCTTGACCAGCACAATTGAACCAGAAGAATAA
- a CDS encoding type II CAAX endopeptidase family protein produces MKINLASIARHSVFIRLGCFILALLVLWLPFAIPIYLLVPNVNLVSIMTMVLLYIEFIVLLKIWSQQVYKQPQIFQHYGLQFTRLNGVDLVRGLAIGFVSILILFGLEGLLGLLVWQQPKVFLLKVVLEGSLTGLGVGFAEELLFRGWLLDELQRDYSPRVALWTNAIIFGVSHFIKPVEAIIHTLPQLPALVLLGLTQVWGKRWRRGRLGLPIGLHGGLVWGYYIINVGGLIEYTNRVPDWVTGVNKNPLMGVMGLVLMGVLALWMRGQASRI; encoded by the coding sequence ATGAAAATAAACCTTGCTTCTATAGCCCGGCATTCTGTATTCATCAGGCTGGGTTGTTTTATTTTGGCTTTATTAGTACTTTGGTTGCCTTTTGCCATACCAATATATTTACTAGTGCCTAATGTCAATTTAGTCAGTATTATGACAATGGTACTACTGTATATAGAATTTATTGTTTTACTAAAAATATGGAGTCAGCAAGTTTACAAACAACCCCAAATTTTTCAGCACTACGGTTTACAATTTACGCGATTAAATGGCGTAGATTTAGTAAGGGGTTTGGCTATTGGATTTGTTAGTATTTTAATTTTATTTGGTTTAGAAGGTTTGCTAGGTTTATTGGTATGGCAACAACCCAAAGTTTTTTTATTAAAAGTAGTATTAGAAGGTTCCCTCACAGGTTTGGGTGTTGGGTTTGCTGAAGAATTGTTATTTCGAGGTTGGTTGTTGGATGAGTTGCAGCGAGATTATTCTCCCCGTGTAGCACTTTGGACAAATGCAATTATTTTTGGGGTATCGCATTTTATTAAGCCAGTGGAAGCAATTATTCACACATTGCCACAACTCCCTGCTTTAGTGCTGCTGGGGTTGACCCAGGTATGGGGAAAGCGCTGGCGTAGGGGGCGTTTGGGTTTACCTATTGGTTTGCATGGTGGTTTAGTTTGGGGTTATTACATCATTAATGTTGGGGGATTGATTGAATATACGAATCGGGTTCCTGATTGGGTGACTGGGGTAAATAAGAATCCTTTGATGGGGGTGATGGGGTTAGTGTTGATGGGCGTTTTGGCATTGTGGATGAGGGGACAAGCATCTAGAATTTAA